The stretch of DNA AAGGTAAACTATCGTCGTTCAGAAAAGTGTTGAAGAAATTAGGTTTTAAATGGCAAAAAACAAATGACAACCAAAAAATACTTATGGAAAAAACGGATATTCGAGCCAAACGAACcgaatatctaaaaaaaataataaaatgtagaGCTGAGGGTTATAATGTTATCTACACTGATGAAACGTATCTCCACAGCAGCCATACAACATCTAAATCATGGGATGATGGTTCAAGCAAGTGTTTAAAGTCTCCTGTTGCCAAAGGTCAGCGGTTAATTATCGTACATGCAGGAGGGGAAAAAGGTTTCGTTCCAAATGGCCTACTAATTTTCAAATCTGGTCAGCATACTGGAGATTATCATAATGATATGAACCacgaaaactttttaaaatggcTTCAAGAAAAGTTAATTCCCAACTTGCAGCAGAAAACCGTGCTTGTATTGGACAACGCATCCTATCATAACGTAGCCTGTGAAGTTGCCCCTACATCTTCATGGAAAAAAAAGGACATGCAGCGATGGCTAACAGAAAGATGCATTTATTTTGCAGTGACTGATACAAAACCAGAACtttatgcaaaaattaaattgaataaaCCAGCACATAAACAATATGTAGTAGACACTATAATGGCGAAACAAGGACACATTGTATTACGTCTTCCTCCATATCACCCTGAACTAAATCCTATTGAAAAAATTTGGGCAGTAGTTAAAAATCATGCGGCTTCAAAGAATGTGTCGTTTAAAATGT from Diabrotica undecimpunctata isolate CICGRU chromosome 4, icDiaUnde3, whole genome shotgun sequence encodes:
- the LOC140438831 gene encoding uncharacterized protein — protein: MIHGSRPTTSAVYNAVKNEINFQGKLSSFRKVLKKLGFKWQKTNDNQKILMEKTDIRAKRTEYLKKIIKCRAEGYNVIYTDETYLHSSHTTSKSWDDGSSKCLKSPVAKGQRLIIVHAGGEKGFVPNGLLIFKSGQHTGDYHNDMNHENFLKWLQEKLIPNLQQKTVLVLDNASYHNVACEVAPTSSWKKKDMQRWLTERCIYFAVTDTKPELYAKIKLNKPAHKQYVVDTIMAKQGHIVLRLPPYHPELNPIEKIWAVVKNHAASKNVSFKMSDVK